Proteins encoded by one window of Sediminicoccus rosea:
- a CDS encoding ABC transporter substrate-binding protein — protein MIRFLTALALLAAPVFAQAQTVRWGNNGEISTMDPHGAFSTANAALLGNIYESLVRHDRNLQFEPALATAWEVLAPDHYRFTIRQGVRFHDGSAMTPADVVASLKRASVPNSPYASVTHMIREVTQSGPWTVDVLLRGPYPVLINDLAGISILSEAWMTRHDALLPADPARGRVAYTSQNTNGTGPFRLVSRTPDAETVLERFPEWWDRPTHNLQRVIFTPVANDATRVAGLLGGQLDVITPTPLQDLDRFRATGTIRVVEAQDLRVMFLGFNVAPDHQVEGQPRNPLADVRVREALTRAVDVPAITGSVMRGLTQPIHTLIAPEIGGYDASLATPRVAHDPAAARRLLAEAGFPDGFGIGFECPNDRFVNGERVCRAIASMWARIGVRANLNVYRYPAYMARFLNHQSDIFLLGWANTPQLDGFSILNNVLHTKNQRSGSWNAGRVSDPAFDALIARTATEMDPARRTALMTEAFTMERRAFWTVPLYREPMVVAMRRQLDMPASADGRMRFWLARWSD, from the coding sequence ATGATCCGCTTCCTCACCGCGCTCGCCCTGCTGGCGGCGCCCGTCTTCGCGCAGGCGCAGACCGTGCGCTGGGGCAATAACGGCGAGATCTCCACCATGGATCCGCATGGCGCCTTCAGCACGGCCAATGCGGCGCTGCTCGGCAACATCTACGAGAGCCTGGTGCGGCATGACCGCAACCTGCAGTTCGAGCCGGCCCTCGCCACGGCGTGGGAGGTGCTGGCGCCCGACCACTACCGCTTCACGATCCGTCAGGGCGTGCGCTTCCACGACGGCAGTGCCATGACGCCGGCCGATGTGGTGGCCTCGCTCAAGCGCGCCTCGGTGCCCAATTCGCCCTATGCCTCGGTCACGCACATGATCCGCGAGGTCACGCAATCCGGCCCCTGGACGGTGGATGTGCTGCTGCGCGGACCCTATCCCGTGCTGATCAACGACCTCGCCGGCATCTCCATCCTCTCCGAGGCGTGGATGACTCGGCATGACGCGCTGCTGCCGGCCGATCCCGCCCGCGGGCGTGTCGCCTATACCAGCCAGAACACCAACGGCACCGGCCCCTTCCGCCTGGTTTCCCGCACGCCCGATGCCGAGACGGTGCTGGAGCGTTTCCCCGAATGGTGGGACCGCCCCACGCACAACCTCCAGCGCGTGATCTTCACGCCCGTTGCCAATGATGCGACGCGGGTGGCGGGGCTGCTGGGCGGACAGCTCGACGTCATCACGCCGACGCCGCTGCAGGACCTCGACCGCTTCCGCGCCACAGGCACGATTCGTGTGGTGGAGGCGCAGGATCTGCGCGTGATGTTCCTGGGCTTCAACGTGGCGCCCGACCATCAGGTGGAAGGCCAGCCGCGCAACCCGCTGGCGGATGTGCGCGTGCGGGAGGCGCTGACGCGGGCGGTGGACGTGCCCGCCATCACCGGCAGCGTGATGCGCGGGCTGACGCAGCCGATCCACACGCTGATCGCGCCCGAGATCGGCGGCTATGACGCCTCGCTCGCCACGCCGCGTGTCGCGCATGACCCCGCCGCCGCGCGCCGCCTGCTGGCAGAGGCCGGCTTCCCCGACGGCTTCGGCATCGGCTTCGAATGCCCCAATGACCGCTTCGTGAATGGCGAGCGCGTCTGCCGCGCCATCGCTTCCATGTGGGCGCGGATCGGCGTGCGGGCGAACCTCAATGTCTATCGCTACCCGGCCTATATGGCGCGGTTCCTGAACCACCAGAGCGACATCTTCCTGCTGGGCTGGGCCAATACCCCGCAGCTCGATGGCTTCTCCATCCTCAACAACGTGCTGCATACCAAGAACCAGCGCAGCGGGAGCTGGAATGCGGGCCGCGTCTCCGACCCCGCCTTCGACGCACTGATCGCACGCACGGCGACGGAAATGGACCCGGCGCGCCGCACTGCCTTGATGACCGAGGCCTTCACCATGGAGCGGCGCGCCTTCTGGACCGTGCCGCTCTATCGGGAGCCCATGGTGGTCGCCATGCGGCGGCAGCTCGACATGCCAGCCTCGGCGGATGGGCGGATGCGCTTCTGGCTGGCCCGCTGGAGCGACTAG